The region GCGTTGACGGATCCTAGTTTTGACCACTTCCAGGTTGGCTTTTCGGAAAAGATCATGAGAACGTTAGTGAGTGAATTAGAACTTGTCTCATAAAAAGGGATGCGCTCTGCATGGTGGGAAGATTCTAATTCTTTACCTGGTCTAAAAATATAACGCCTTTATGATGAGTTCATAAAGGCGTTTTTCTTATCAAGTTGCCATCCTGCCTCCTTAGTCTCACTCAGGACGAAGAGCGAAACTTCATAGTTTCGCACCTCTTGATTCCCCTCTCACTTAATCCCCAGGGTGTGGCTCGGCCCACTCTGACAGGAGACCTTATGACCCGAATTCTCAACTGGCTGCAAGCGCTTGTGCTGAGCCTGACTGGCCTCGCTGCTGCAACCCCCGCCCTTCCCAATACCAGTCTGGCGACCAATGCCGTGCGTGATGCACTGAGTGCCGCCGCACCTGCTCCGGTAGTTTCCCAGCAGGCTGCCTCCAATGCCGCTCAGAAACGTGCCGAAGCTGTTGCTCAGGCCACCCGTTCCACTTCTGCGGCGGTCACCGAGACTCCAATTGCTGCGGCGCGCAGCACCGGCCGCACTGCTATTGTTCGGGCCACCGCCTACAACAGCCTGCCGAATCAGACCGACAGCACTCCGTTCATTACTGCCACGGGCACCCGCGTGCGTCCTGGAGTCGTGGCCCTCAGCCGTGACCTGTTACGCCAGTTTCCCTACGGCAGCAGGATCACGATCGAAGACCTGAGTGGCCGCTATAACTTCAAAGGACGTGTCTTTGTTGTCGAAGACACCATGGCCGCCCGCAAAAGAAACAGCCTGGATATCTGGATGGGTACCCGCACTGAGGCCATCAACTTCGGCGCGCGCCAGCTTCGTATCACCGCAGTACGCTGATTTTCTAACCGTCTGACCAGGTAGGGCACCCTTTCATCAGGGTGCCTGCTTTGTTGTCTGAATTCCTCGTGGAGTGCCTCCCGTATCGTGCTGGAGACTGTGCACCGGCAGGACACATCACGCCCTGGCACTTTTCCAGCCCTTGCTGCTCAGGACCGCCGTGGAAACACGGGGCAGAAGAGCTGGAGGAATCGTTCTGCTATCCTCCGCTTCGCATGACGGTACCCGCGCGCCCCACCTCTTCCATGGCTCTGGCATGGACCCTGGCCCGGGCCCATCTGCGCCGTCGGCGCACCCAGAATGTCCTGACTATCCTGGGGATTGCTGTCGGAGTTATGGCGCTGATCGCCGCGCTTAGCCTGACCAACGGTTTCACGGCGGCTCTGGTCGACGCGACGTTGCGTGCCAGCCCACATCTCAGCATGAGTGCGTTTACCCCGAGCGGGCGGGACGCTGAACTCGAAAGGGCCATGCGGGATGATGGGCGCGTACAGGCATTTACCCCGTTTCTGGCTGACAAAGGTTTGCTGACAACGCCTGCGAGCCCGGGTCGCCGTGCAGGCGTGGACTTTGCCACTCTGTTTGGCGTTCCTTCGACCGGCGCCCGGGTTCTTCGTCTGCCGGCGCCGGGAAACGTTCTGTTGGCCACACTGAAAGACGGGGAGGTTCTGCTGGGCAGTGCGCTTGCCCGGAATGTCAGTGCCTTTACCGGTGATGAGGTGCGGCTGCTGGGCAGCACTCAACGCCGGACGGTGCTGAAGGTCAAAGGCGTATTCACCACCGGCAACTACCTGATTGACAGCGCCTATGCCTTTACCAATCTGAAAACCTTGCAGGAGCTGCAGAAAACCCGGAATATCACCGGTTATCAGGTACGGCTACACGATCCACAGCAGGCTGTGGCTCTGGGCGACGATCTGTCCCGGGCCCGGGCCTATGCTCCGCTGCCCTGGCAGAGTCTGTACGGGACGCTTCTGGAACAGCTGGCGCTTCAGAAAAAGGTCATTGGCTTCGTGGTGTTTCTGATCGTCATTGTCGCCGCCTTCGGCATTGCCAATGTTCTGACTCTGGTGGTATTCGAGAAGACCCAGGAAATCGCCATTCTGCGTGCTATTGGTGCTACCCGGGGACTCATCACGCAACTTTTCCTGCTGGAGGGTCTGGCTTTGGGAGTCGGTGGACTCTTGGTTGGCAATCTGCTCGGGCTGGGGATCACCACCTATTTCACTGTGAGGCCCTTTCAGTTGCCGGGAGATCTTTACTTCATCACCTCGCTTCCGGTGGAAGTGCGGTGGAGCGACCTGGTAGCAGTCAACGCTGTAGGACTTGTGACGACCCTGCTGGCTGCGCTGATTCCCGCCCGCCGGGCTGCAAACATCGAGCCGGCACGGATTATCCGTTGACAGGGCAAGGGCAGGGCTCCTTCTCTGGGCCGACGTGCCTCAATGAATCAAGCGCTCTGACATGATTGAGGATGTCTTCAGCTGCTTCGCGCTGAATTCCACGGTCCCCTGAGTGAACGAGGCCCAGAACGACAAGAGAAAGTCTGATCTGTAGCCAGGGCCGGAGAAAGGTTGAACTTCTGCGCCGCCCCCCAGCCCTCTTGGTTCTCTCCGTAGAGAGCAGTCCTGGCCACCTACCTGACCGTGGTCTGAAGCACCATTAACCTTGTGGACTGGAGGGCTCATTGCCCGTCAAGTTGCTGCGCCTACCCTTTGGTAGGAGGTCCACATGAAGAAATTTCTGATGATTCCGGCAGCCATGCTGCTGAGTACCGCTGCGGCTGCCCCTAAGATCAGCGCCCAGAGCATTATCGTCAACCCCAGCCAGCCTGACCTGAGTGTCAGCGTACGGGTCGACAAGGACACCACCGGAAGCCAGAACCCCGCTTACCGCATTGGCGAGAAAATCACCATCAGCACTTCCGTTAACCGTGACGCCTATGTGTACCTGTTTAACGTCAACCCTGACGGTAGCGTGGACCAGATCCTGCCCAACCGCCTGAGCGAAACCAACTTCGTGAAAGCCGGAACGACGAAGGTGTTCCCGGCTCCCGATGACAACTTCAACTTCACGATTGCTGGACCCATCGGGCAGAACAAGGTACTGGCGCTGGCCAGCACCAGCGAGCTTGACCTGAACCAGATCAGCAGCTTCAAGAGCACCCAGGATCAGTTCGCCACCGTGAACGCCAAGACGCAGGCTGGCCTGGCTCAGGCGCTGAGTATCGTGGTCAACCCCCTGCCCCAGAAGAGCTGGGTCAGCGACACCGCGTTCTATACGGTCGCAGACCGTACGCCGGTGGCCACGGGCAGTCTGTTTGTCGGTACCAACGTGAACAATGCCACCGTTATTCTCAACGGTCAGCGCCTCGGCGGCGCCAACGTCACGTACAGCAACCTGCGTGCTGGCACCTACCCTGTTCGGGTCCAGGCCAGTGGTTACCGTGACTTCACCACCACGCTGACGATCCGTGGCGGTACCACCACCAACCTGAACGTCGAGTTTGCCCAGGCGGCTCCGGCCCCCGCTCCCGTGGCCACCCAGTACACCCTGAGCATTCGCAGCCCCGTGAACGGCGCACGTGTGTTTGTTGACGGTGAGCAGGTTGGGGTTATCCGAAACGGTGGGCTGAACATCCGTGTGAGTCGCGGCGCCCATGAAGTCGTGGTCATGGCTCCCGGGTACCGTACCTTCTCCAGCACCTATGACGTGACCCGCAACGCTCAGATCACCATCACCCCGACCCGCTGAAGCAGCGACAGAGTTACGCTTAGGCTGACCAGTAAAGCCCCCACCCGCGCGGTGGGGGCTTTTTATGTTGTCAGGGAGACCGGGCCCTGGGTCACCAGGTCGTGGAGCACCCGCGCTGTCATGCCCCAGATGTTATGGCCCTGCCAGGGGTAGTGGTAGACCGGAACCTGTGTGCCATCTGGCAGCGACCGCCACTCTTTGGTATAGGGCGCGGCACGCAAGGCAGCCAGACTGGGCATCAGCACCTGCGCCACCTCGCCGGACTTGGTGAGCGACGGCTGCGGATCAATACGTGCCAGAACCGGTGTCACATGGAAACCCACCGGCGTAAAGACGTCATCAAGCTCTCCCAGCACCTGTACGCGATCCGGGTCCAGGCCTACTTCCTCCCAGGCTTCGCGCAGGGCTCCCTGGACGGGCCCTTCACCCGACTCCAGACTGCCCCCGGGAAAGCTGATCTGACCTTTGTGGGTCGGCAGATCAGTCGACCGCACGGTCAGCAGCACACGCGGATCAGCTTCACGGGTCAGACCAACCAGAACCGCAGCGCGGCGGAAGTCCGGAAGATGCAGGGCCTGCCGCGCACGCTCGCCCAGCCACAAGGCCCAGGGATCGGCCAGCGCGTCGTCCAGCGGATCACTGCTGGCCATGTGAGGCCTCATCCGGCAACTGTTCGAGAGTCTGATGGGTGTGGGAGCGCAGTGCCACTTCCGGATCTATCCCGGCAGAACGGGCCCAGGCGACCACAGCCGACAGCACGTGAGCGACCCCTTCTTCGGAATCCGGGGCTTCCTGAAGAGCTCGCAGCACACTCTGGCGGTCACCCTGCACCCTTGCCAGCTTCTGAGCCTGGGCCTCCCGGGCCAGGGCGCCCAGCGCAGCAGGGACCCGCTCAGCCGCACGCCGGGGCTTGCCCTCCTGCTCGGCGGCCTTGATGGCCTGCCAGTTGCTGACCACCTGATCACTGCCGCTGACCACTGTGTCTCCGAAGACATGCGGGTGGCGCCGGATCAGCTTGGCCACAATGGCGGACTCGACATCGTCATAGGTAAAGGTGCCGGCTTCCTGCGCCACGACGCTGTGAAAGGCGACCTGAAGCAATACGTCGCCCAGTTCGCCGGGCAATTCTTCGAGCTTGCCGCTGCTGATGGCATCTACAGCCTCGGCCGCTTCTTCAAGCAGGTAGGGACGCAGCGACTCGTGGGTCTGTTCGCGGTCCCACGGACAGCCGTCGGGAGCACGCAGGCGCCGCATGACGTTCAGCAATTCATGCATGCTCTGAATCTAACCTGCCACCGGGCTGTTCCTCCCTATCTGAGCACCTTGTGGCACCAGACTGACGCGGTTCACCTACGCTTCACGAGGCATCAGCAATCATGTGGTGAACTGGACCCCATGACCAAACGGACGAAATACATCACGGGCGCTGTGATACTTGGGGCTGCGCTCGGCGCCTCCGCCCAAGGGAGCAATCCGGCCAGCTGGAATGCTCAGCGCCTCGGAAATGCGACCTACCTGATTCTGGATCCGGAAATCAAGGGCAATCCTAACCTGATCAGTGGTGACCAGCGGGAGGGAGTTCTGAAAGCCATGCGCAAAGACTCCGGCGACGCCATCAAGCGCCGTTATCCCAAGGCGACCATTACGACTGATCTCAAGGCCGCAGACGCGATTCGGGTCAGCCCGGAACTGGTGGCTCCCGGGTCCCTGATGCCCTGGGCCAAGCTGACGGCGCGGATGACCTTCGCACTTCCAGAAGGGTCCAAGGTGGTCATGAACGAGCAGCACTCGCTGCTGACGCTGTGGCAGCATCAGGCCGACGCAGCCAATTTCATATTTGACCGGCTGGCCCAGCGCCTGCCTTGAGTCCTGACCGTACGAATGGGAGCAGGTTTATACAGCCTGCTCCCATTTCCGTATTGTCTTGGGAGTGCCTCAATGTCACCCGGAGAGGGAGCATGTTAGCGTGCCCACATGACGCAGACATCATCTGGCAGAAGTGCATTTATTACCGGCGCAAGCAAAGGCATTGGTCTGGCGGTGGCGCGGGCGCTGGTCCGGGAGGGCTACGCCGTGACCATCACCAGCCGTCACCAGGATGAGGTAGAAGCAGCGGCCGGCGGGCTTGTCAATGAACAGGAAGGCGCTCAGGCGCGTGGGGTAGCCTGCGACGTGCGTGACGCCGCGTCCCTCCAGCAGGCAGTGGACGATCATGTGCAGGCTTTCGGTGGTCTGGACGTGCTGTTTGTCAATGCGGGCGTGGGCCACTTCGCGAACGTGGCCGAGCTGAGCATTGAGGACTGGGACACCATGATTGAAACCAACCTGAGTGGTGCTTTCTACACTGTCAAGGCGGGGATCGAGGCTCTGTCCAAGCGGGGCGGATATATCTTTACGCTTTCCAGCCTGGCCGGCAAGAATCCGTTTCCCGGAGGCGGTGCCTACAATGCCAGCAAATTTGGCCTGAACGGCCTGTCGGAAGTGCTGAACCTGGACCTGCGTGACCGCGGCATCAAGGTGACGCAGATTATGCCAGGGAGTGTGTCAACGTATTTCGGTGGTCATACGCCCAGCGAGGCCGATGCCTGGAAAATCCAGCCAGAAGACATTGCGCAGCTCACGGTAGACCTGCTGAATATGCCTGAGCGGACCCTCCCCAGCCGGATTGAGGTTCGCCCCAGCCGACCGCCCCGAAAATAGCCGGTCTGTAGTGTGCGCCTCCGCAGTCTTTCCTGCGGAGGCGCGTTCATGTCGTGCTGTGCCCGTATCCGCTGCCCGCTCTGCGGAAAAGTCCGGCGCACCATGCTGTAGAATGCCGCGCGTGTACACGAACCGCCGCGCTCATTACGAGTACGAGTTGTTGGAGCGCTTCGAGGCGGGCATCAGCCTGACAGGCAGCGAGGTCAAGAGCATTCGTGCGGGTGGCGTGGATTTTCGCGACGCCTTCGCCCGGCTTCATGGTGGCAATGTCGACCTCGAAGGCCTTTACATACCGGCGTACAAGGAAGCAACCTACAACAACCACGAGCCCCGGCGCACCCGGCGCCTGCTTCTGAACCGCATGGAAATCCTGAAACTTAAAAAAGGCTTGGAGCAGAAGGGCCTGACCCTGGTGCCAACCCGGCTTTACCAGAAAGGTCAGTACTTCAAGGTGGAGCTCGCTCTGGCCCGCGGCAAGAAGCTGCATGACAAGCGCCGCGCAGACGCCGAAAAAACGGTGCGGCGCGAGCTGAGGGAGCTGTGATCCGGCGCGCCCGTATGGCACTGTGGCCGTTGTTGCCGGCGGCTGTACTGGGGATTGGCCTGCTGGGTGCTGGCCTTGCTGAAGCCCAGATTGCCCTGAGCAAACTGACACTGGCAGGCAAGCAGGTGCAGAGTGTCAACCTGTACGGTGCTGAATACGCCAGCCAGGAAACCCTCAGCGCTCTGCTGAATGTGTCGCGGGACGGCGCCCTGTTGCGCGTGACCGGGCTGGGGCATACCCTGCTGCTGCCCATTGACGAGGACCAGCAGCGCGCCACAACCGACTTCAATACGGTGCAGCTCGATACCCGTCGCGTTCGGGCCCGGACGGCCACCCTGATCAATGGCAACGTCTACCTCCCCCTCGATACCCTTGCGCGCGGCTTGGGCGCCACCTACGAAACCGGGAAATTCCGTGTGGCTGCCCCGACCCTTCAGGGAGTCAGCAGCCGGGCGGGCAAGGACGCGGACCGTCTGGTGTTGGATTTGAGCCGCGACGTGGAAGTGATAGATGAGCAGCGCGGGGCCAAAGTGGTGGTAACCCTGCGGGGGCTGAAGGGTGAGCCGCGCAAATACACCACCCGGGGCGCATTCGTGCCCCGCGCTGAGGTGACCCGCGAGAAGGACAATCTGGTCCTGAGCTTTCCCCTGACTGCCGCAAGTGGCGTGCGGGTGTTCAAGGTGGTGCGTCCGGGCAGCGTGCGGGTCGTGGTTGATGCCGGACCGGGCATCGAGCGCACCAGTCCTGTTCTGCTGCAGCACGTGACCCGTCCGCTGATTGTCATTGATCCCATGCGGGTGGAAGGTGTGGGCCGCGACGTGACGCTGGAGGTTGCCCGCCGGGCCGCTGAACTGCTGAGCGGCGCCGGGTGGCAGGTGCGTGTGACGCGTGACTCGGCTAGCGCCATGAATCTGGGCACCAAGCTGCAACTGGCACGTCAGAGCGACGTCTTCCTTGCACTGGATCTGGGCCGACTGCCGGGTGCCAAGCGCAGTGGAGTCACGGTCTATGAGCAGTCCGGTGAGTCCAGCGCGCAGATTGTCAATGCCATTCGCGCCGGCAATGCGCCCCCTTACGGAGCCCTCGTGGCCGGCAACTCAGGCGGAACCCGCAAGCTGGGCGAACTGTTGCGGGGTGAGCTGAAGGGCGGTGGGGTAATGGCCAAGCAGGACACCACCTCACGCGTCCTGACCCTGCGCGAGGCACCGCAGGCGGCGCTGCTGATGGAGCTCGGCTGGGCCAGCAGTGCTGAGGACCTGGCCAGGCTGGCAGTCGACCGGCGCCTGCAGGCCATGGCTAACGCCCTGGCACGGTCCGTTGCCACCTACCTGACGGCCCGGGCCAACAACAACGCCAGTCTTGGCGCCCAGGGGGTGGAGCGGTGAAACGCCTGTTTTCTTTATTTAACGTGGTAACGCTGGTTCTGCTGGGCGCTTCGGTTCTGGCGCTGCAGGCAGTGCAGCGGACTCCCGATACTCCTGAGGCCCCCAAGCTCGAACTTGCCCAGCGCACCGCTGTAAAAGTCAAGGTGTACTTCACCGACCCACAGGTTCAGGCCCTGAAGACCGAAACCCGCACGGTGCAGGTCACCCAGCAGGACGCCGGAACGCTGGCGCAGGCGGCACTGAATGTCTGGGCCGGTGGGCCAAACGACCGTGACCTCCTGGGACTGGTCCCAAAGGGAACAGCAGCGCCGAAGGTTTACCTGCGCAGTGGTCACTATTACGTGGACATGCCGGCTTCTTACGGCAAGCTGCGGTATGGCACCAGCGGCGAGCGCATGCTGCTGTGCAGCATGACCCGCACCCTGCTTGACCTTAAGGGGCAGGACGTCACCTTCCTGCTCGACGGCAAGAACATCGAGACTCTGGGCCACCTGGACCTGCGCGAGGCCTTTACCGGGCGCGACTGCGCGGACCAGTGATGGGACCGTCCGTGATAAGCCGCGTGATCAGGGCAGGGCAGCGCCAGCGCCAGAAGGGAGCGGCCAGGACCTGAGCAGCCCCAAACCTTCGGTCCAGGCTTCCAGTCCTGTACGACCTGAGGTGAGCTGCGGAGTTGGTCTCTAATTCCTTATGCTGCACAGCATCACCCTGCAGGGGTTCAAAAGCTTTGCTGACCGCACCCGGCTGGAGTTCGGCCCTGGGGTCAGTGCCGTCATCGGTCCCAACGGCTCGGGCAAAAGCAACGTGGTCGAGGCGATCCGCTGGGTGACCCATCAGGCCCGGGCCCGCGAACTGCGCGCCGGGCGCGGCACTGAGCTTATTTTTCATGGCAGCGGAGGTAAGGCGCCACTGGGCCTCGCCGAGGTGCAGCTGGAACTGAGCACGCCCGAAGGCCGTGTCAATCTGTCCCGGCGCATCTACCGTGACGGCGCCGCCGAGCAGGACCTGGGAGGACGCCCGGTACGGGCCCGTGATGTGCAGGGCGCGCTGCGCGGAACCGGCCTGGGCCCGGGTGGATTGGCGGTGATCGGCCAGGGAGAGGTCAGCGGGGTGGTGCAGGCTGAAGGCAGGACCCTGCTGGGCTACGTGCAGGAGGCGGCGGGTCTGTCGCGCGCTGTGACGGCCCGCCAGGAAACCGAAGCCCGGCTGCGGGACGCCGACACAGCTCTGGAGCAGTTGCGCCTGGTGCTGAATGAACGCGAGGCAGCGGTGGTGCGGCTTGAGAAGGCGGCGCAGGCAGCGCGTCAGCACCGTGACCTGAGTGCCCGCGTGCTGACCCTGGAAGATGCCCTGCGCCGCGAACGGCACCTGGCCCTGCGACGCGAAATTGCCGGGGCCAGCTCGGAAGCGTCGGCACTGGAGGCCCGGAGTGTGGTGCTGGGAGCAGAAGTGCAGGCTGCCGCCGCAGCTGTCGAAGCGGCGCGCGACCGGGCTCAGGAGGCCCGGGCCCGGCGTGAGGCCTACGGCGGTGCCCTGGACGCCCTGAACGCAGCGCGCGAGGCGCAGGCCCAGGCCGGGCGTTACCACGCCCACCTGAGACGGGAAGGGGAGACCCTGCAAGCTGAGCTGAGCGCCTTGCCGACTCGGATGCCGGAGCAGCCTGCTCCGGATCTGCTGGCCTTGGACGCGGCAGTGCACACGTCCCGCTTGGCCGCTGAGGTTGCCGAGCAGCGGGTACGCACTCTGGACGCTGAACTGACCCGCGCCCGTGCGCAGGCCGCGCGGGTCGCCGAGCAACTCGCCCGTGCGGACGCCAGCCGCGAGACGCTGCATGCCGAACTCCAGCGCGCCGAAGGCAACCTGGAACAGGCGCACGACAGTCTGGTTGCCGCTACCGAACGCCTGGGCAGTGCACGCCTGGCCCGCGAGCAGGCCGAACAGGCCTTTGCGGCGCTGAGCGGCAGCCGGGACGCCGCCCTTCACCACGAGCGGCACCTCAGCAGCGAGCTGGCCCGGGTCAATGCCAGTGTGGCGCCCCTGCGCCGGGAACGGGAGAGGCTGGAGGCTGCACTGAACAGCTACGCCCGCTACGGTGAAGGCGCGCGCAACGCCCTGCGGCTTGATCACCCGGGCATCGTGGGCAGCGTCGCGGACCTGCTGAGTGTGCCTGCCGAGTACGAAGTGGCCATCGGCGCTGCGCTGGGCCGTCGCCTGGAACAGATCGTGGTCTCACACGCTGAGGATGCCCGCGAAATTATTGAGGAACTGCGGCGTGCTGGCGGGCGCGCGACCTTTCTGCCGCTGGACCTGATCCGCGCCCGTCCCCGCCGTGACGCGGGGCTCCTCCGTGAGGACGGCGTGGTCGGGAATCTGGCTGACCTGTGTCCCACCGATCCGCCTCTGGTCGGCGAGGCTATTCTGGCCGACACGCTGGTGGTGCGGGACCTGCGCGCAGCCAACCGGATTGCGCGCAGTCACCAGAGCCGCCCACGCCTGGTGACCCTGGACGGAGAACTGGTGGAACCCGGTGGAGCCATTACCGGCGGGCGCCTGCGCGACACGGGAACCGGCGTGCTGGCCGACCAGCGCCGGTTTCAGGAACTGGACGCCGAACTTGAGGACGCTGACGCGGCCGCGCACAGGCTCAGCACCGAACTGAAAAAGGTCCGGAACGGCCTTGAAGGCAATGCGGAGCAGCACGACGCCCTGCTGGCCAGCCGCGAGCGTGCTGCCCGCGAGGAACGGGAGGCCGAACGCCGGGTGACGGAACTCGAAGCGCAGATCCGCAGCCTGACCACGCACCGCGACCGGTTGTGGGACCGCCTGGGGCCGGATGAACAGCGCACCGGCGCGCTGCCCCCCGATATGGACCTGGCTGCCCTGGAGGCCGACCTGAGCGCTGCCCGGGCCTCCGCAGAGCAGGCCCGGGCCCAGGAGCGTCAGGCGGCCGAGGCACTGGCCCTGGGGCGGGAAGTGGACACTGCCTGGAAGGCCTACCGGGCCGGTCGTGCGCGCGCCGGAGACCTCAGAGGTCGGCTGGAAGCCAACACCCAGGCGGCCGAGGCGCAGGAGGCCCACCTGAGTGCCTCTGCGGCTGAGGTCGCGCGGCGTACGGCAGCCCTGGGCACCCTGGACGAGAATGAGTTTCCCCGCGCCGAGTATGCGCGGGAGCAGGCCGCTCAGGCCTACGCCAACCTGATCGGCACCCAGAACAAAACCCGCGCCCGTCTGGATGAACTGCGGCTGCTGATTGCCCGGCGCGAGGGCAGTCTGGATGACATTCCTGATGGAGTCAGCCCGCTGGGCACCCCCCGTGAATGGACGGCAGAGCTTGCGCGCGCCCGCACGACCCTGGAAGCCCTGGGGCCAGTCAACGCGCGTGCCGAGGCCGACCATGCCGAGGAACTGACACTTCTCCAGGACCAGCAGACAGAACTGAACGACGCGCAGTCTGCCAGCGATGAGCTGCGTGCGCACCTGGCAGAACTGGAGCGGGCCGAAACAG is a window of Deinococcus deserti VCD115 DNA encoding:
- a CDS encoding AAA family ATPase; the encoded protein is MLHSITLQGFKSFADRTRLEFGPGVSAVIGPNGSGKSNVVEAIRWVTHQARARELRAGRGTELIFHGSGGKAPLGLAEVQLELSTPEGRVNLSRRIYRDGAAEQDLGGRPVRARDVQGALRGTGLGPGGLAVIGQGEVSGVVQAEGRTLLGYVQEAAGLSRAVTARQETEARLRDADTALEQLRLVLNEREAAVVRLEKAAQAARQHRDLSARVLTLEDALRRERHLALRREIAGASSEASALEARSVVLGAEVQAAAAAVEAARDRAQEARARREAYGGALDALNAAREAQAQAGRYHAHLRREGETLQAELSALPTRMPEQPAPDLLALDAAVHTSRLAAEVAEQRVRTLDAELTRARAQAARVAEQLARADASRETLHAELQRAEGNLEQAHDSLVAATERLGSARLAREQAEQAFAALSGSRDAALHHERHLSSELARVNASVAPLRRERERLEAALNSYARYGEGARNALRLDHPGIVGSVADLLSVPAEYEVAIGAALGRRLEQIVVSHAEDAREIIEELRRAGGRATFLPLDLIRARPRRDAGLLREDGVVGNLADLCPTDPPLVGEAILADTLVVRDLRAANRIARSHQSRPRLVTLDGELVEPGGAITGGRLRDTGTGVLADQRRFQELDAELEDADAAAHRLSTELKKVRNGLEGNAEQHDALLASRERAAREEREAERRVTELEAQIRSLTTHRDRLWDRLGPDEQRTGALPPDMDLAALEADLSAARASAEQARAQERQAAEALALGREVDTAWKAYRAGRARAGDLRGRLEANTQAAEAQEAHLSASAAEVARRTAALGTLDENEFPRAEYAREQAAQAYANLIGTQNKTRARLDELRLLIARREGSLDDIPDGVSPLGTPREWTAELARARTTLEALGPVNARAEADHAEELTLLQDQQTELNDAQSASDELRAHLAELERAETVATRAAFERVNAAFRDYSAELLGGHGDLEAELTESGRLSGLRLAVQPRGKRTRSMTLLSAGERTMAGLAFLFALNHAGGEGSAGGLPLAVLDEVDAPLDEANIRRFTGFLKLFSERGAQFLLVTHQKATMEVAQALWGVTTDQTGASRVLSIKQHAEG
- a CDS encoding 3D domain-containing protein — encoded protein: MTRILNWLQALVLSLTGLAAATPALPNTSLATNAVRDALSAAAPAPVVSQQAASNAAQKRAEAVAQATRSTSAAVTETPIAAARSTGRTAIVRATAYNSLPNQTDSTPFITATGTRVRPGVVALSRDLLRQFPYGSRITIEDLSGRYNFKGRVFVVEDTMAARKRNSLDIWMGTRTEAINFGARQLRITAVR
- a CDS encoding NUDIX hydrolase is translated as MASSDPLDDALADPWALWLGERARQALHLPDFRRAAVLVGLTREADPRVLLTVRSTDLPTHKGQISFPGGSLESGEGPVQGALREAWEEVGLDPDRVQVLGELDDVFTPVGFHVTPVLARIDPQPSLTKSGEVAQVLMPSLAALRAAPYTKEWRSLPDGTQVPVYHYPWQGHNIWGMTARVLHDLVTQGPVSLTT
- a CDS encoding SDR family oxidoreductase, whose translation is MTQTSSGRSAFITGASKGIGLAVARALVREGYAVTITSRHQDEVEAAAGGLVNEQEGAQARGVACDVRDAASLQQAVDDHVQAFGGLDVLFVNAGVGHFANVAELSIEDWDTMIETNLSGAFYTVKAGIEALSKRGGYIFTLSSLAGKNPFPGGGAYNASKFGLNGLSEVLNLDLRDRGIKVTQIMPGSVSTYFGGHTPSEADAWKIQPEDIAQLTVDLLNMPERTLPSRIEVRPSRPPRK
- a CDS encoding N-acetylmuramoyl-L-alanine amidase; its protein translation is MALWPLLPAAVLGIGLLGAGLAEAQIALSKLTLAGKQVQSVNLYGAEYASQETLSALLNVSRDGALLRVTGLGHTLLLPIDEDQQRATTDFNTVQLDTRRVRARTATLINGNVYLPLDTLARGLGATYETGKFRVAAPTLQGVSSRAGKDADRLVLDLSRDVEVIDEQRGAKVVVTLRGLKGEPRKYTTRGAFVPRAEVTREKDNLVLSFPLTAASGVRVFKVVRPGSVRVVVDAGPGIERTSPVLLQHVTRPLIVIDPMRVEGVGRDVTLEVARRAAELLSGAGWQVRVTRDSASAMNLGTKLQLARQSDVFLALDLGRLPGAKRSGVTVYEQSGESSAQIVNAIRAGNAPPYGALVAGNSGGTRKLGELLRGELKGGGVMAKQDTTSRVLTLREAPQAALLMELGWASSAEDLARLAVDRRLQAMANALARSVATYLTARANNNASLGAQGVER
- a CDS encoding DUF4384 domain-containing protein — its product is MKKFLMIPAAMLLSTAAAAPKISAQSIIVNPSQPDLSVSVRVDKDTTGSQNPAYRIGEKITISTSVNRDAYVYLFNVNPDGSVDQILPNRLSETNFVKAGTTKVFPAPDDNFNFTIAGPIGQNKVLALASTSELDLNQISSFKSTQDQFATVNAKTQAGLAQALSIVVNPLPQKSWVSDTAFYTVADRTPVATGSLFVGTNVNNATVILNGQRLGGANVTYSNLRAGTYPVRVQASGYRDFTTTLTIRGGTTTNLNVEFAQAAPAPAPVATQYTLSIRSPVNGARVFVDGEQVGVIRNGGLNIRVSRGAHEVVVMAPGYRTFSSTYDVTRNAQITITPTR
- a CDS encoding MazG family protein, encoding MHELLNVMRRLRAPDGCPWDREQTHESLRPYLLEEAAEAVDAISSGKLEELPGELGDVLLQVAFHSVVAQEAGTFTYDDVESAIVAKLIRRHPHVFGDTVVSGSDQVVSNWQAIKAAEQEGKPRRAAERVPAALGALAREAQAQKLARVQGDRQSVLRALQEAPDSEEGVAHVLSAVVAWARSAGIDPEVALRSHTHQTLEQLPDEASHGQQ
- a CDS encoding GerMN domain-containing protein, with the translated sequence MKRLFSLFNVVTLVLLGASVLALQAVQRTPDTPEAPKLELAQRTAVKVKVYFTDPQVQALKTETRTVQVTQQDAGTLAQAALNVWAGGPNDRDLLGLVPKGTAAPKVYLRSGHYYVDMPASYGKLRYGTSGERMLLCSMTRTLLDLKGQDVTFLLDGKNIETLGHLDLREAFTGRDCADQ
- a CDS encoding ABC transporter permease; its protein translation is MTVPARPTSSMALAWTLARAHLRRRRTQNVLTILGIAVGVMALIAALSLTNGFTAALVDATLRASPHLSMSAFTPSGRDAELERAMRDDGRVQAFTPFLADKGLLTTPASPGRRAGVDFATLFGVPSTGARVLRLPAPGNVLLATLKDGEVLLGSALARNVSAFTGDEVRLLGSTQRRTVLKVKGVFTTGNYLIDSAYAFTNLKTLQELQKTRNITGYQVRLHDPQQAVALGDDLSRARAYAPLPWQSLYGTLLEQLALQKKVIGFVVFLIVIVAAFGIANVLTLVVFEKTQEIAILRAIGATRGLITQLFLLEGLALGVGGLLVGNLLGLGITTYFTVRPFQLPGDLYFITSLPVEVRWSDLVAVNAVGLVTTLLAALIPARRAANIEPARIIR
- the smpB gene encoding SsrA-binding protein SmpB, which produces MPRVYTNRRAHYEYELLERFEAGISLTGSEVKSIRAGGVDFRDAFARLHGGNVDLEGLYIPAYKEATYNNHEPRRTRRLLLNRMEILKLKKGLEQKGLTLVPTRLYQKGQYFKVELALARGKKLHDKRRADAEKTVRRELREL